A segment of the Actinomyces sp. oral taxon 171 str. F0337 genome:
CGGCCGCGAGCTCCTCGCCGACGTCACCGCCACCTCCATGGACCAGTACGCGCGCTTCGGCGGCATCATCCCCGAGATCGCCTCACGCGCCCACCTGGAGTCCTTCCTGCCGACCCTCGACGCCGCGCTGGAGAAGTCCGGTGTCGACCTCAGCGAGGTGGACGTCGTCGCCGTGTGTGCCGGTCCCGGGCTCGTCGGCTCCCTGACCGTCGGTATCTCCGCCGCCAAGGCGCTGGCTGCGAGCCTGAACCGACCGGTCTACGGCGTCAACCACGTCATCGGCCACCTGGCAGTCGACGAGCTGGTCGACGGTCCCCTGCCGGAGCGCTTCGTCGGACTCATCGTCTCCGGCGGCCACTCGAATCTTCTGTGCATCCGGGACATCGCCACCGACGTCGTCGAGCTCGGTGGCACTCTCGACGACGCCGCCGGCGAGGCCTTCGACAAGGTCGGCCGGCTCCTGGGCCTGCCCTACCCCGGTGGCCCGCACGTGGACCGGCTCTGCCAGGAGGGCGACCGCAGTGCCATCCGCTTCCCCCGAGGTCTGGCCGCAGGCAAGGACAAGGAGCGCCACCGCTACGACTTCTCCTTCTCCGGCCTTAAGACCGCCGTGGCCCGCTACGTCGAGTCCCTGGAGGACGCCGGCCAGGAGGTACCCGGTGCCGACGTCTGCGCAGCCTTCTCGGAGGCCGTCAACGACTCCCTGACGGCCAAGGCGGTCCAGGCCTGCCTGGACACCGGCTGTGACACGCTCGTCGTCGGGGGCGGCTACTCGGCCAACTCCCGCCTGCGGTCCCTGGCCGCTGAGCGCTGCGAGGAGGCCGGAATCGCCTTGCGTCTGCCGCCGCTGCGCTTCTGCACCGATAATGGTGCACAGATCGCCGCCCTGGGGTCAGCGGCGGTGCGAGCCGGTGTCGCCCCTAGTCCCATGGACTTCGCCCCGGACTCAGGGATGCCGTTGGACGTCAGCATCGCCCACTGAAACCGGCTGCTCTCCAGCATCCGTTGCGCTCAGGGCCCGGCCAGCGGCCACTCCCCGGATGATGATCTCGATCTTGCGGTCCAGGCCACCCCGCTCCAGCCAGGTCTCGTTCGGAGTCAGTGCCTCCGGCAGACCCGGCGCCTGTGTGGTAGCCGCAAGCCGGCTCGCCTCTTGCAGTCCCGTGGAGTTGTCCCGGCCGGAGGAGAAGGTGCTCGGTGCCGGTTCCTGCCCTGACGTCGGTGCGGGCATCCCGGAGCGTCCGACGGGGGAGCGCATGATCTCGATCTGTGCGTGCGTGGAGATAACGGTATCGCCGACGAAGTCCAGAACCACTCCGGCCTCCTCGGTGCTCAGTCCTCCGTCGACCAGGACCTGACACGCCTCGGACACAGGTCCGGCGAAGAGCTGATGCGCCCAGGGCACCCCCATGATGACGCCGGCCAGGCCGGGGTGGCGCTCCAGCATCGCCCAGATGGCCTCAGCATGTACTCGGACCGTATCGGGCCAGCTCGCCCTGGGAGAGGGGATCTCGACCTGCGCGGCGATCCGCTCCAGGCAGGCGGCCAGAAGGTCTTCGCGTGAGGAGATCGTCCGGTACAGCCCGGAGACCGCCACGCCCATGCGCTTGGCCACGGCGGTGAGCGTGAACTCCGCGATGCCGAGCCCAAGTGCAGCCTCGACCACGTCGTCGCGAGTGAACCCGGGCCGTGGGCCCGTGGGCTTGCCCAGTCGTGCCATGGTCCAACCGTAATGCGTTCGCAGAATGCTTGCCCGTGGTTCAGCACAGAGAGTAAGGTGCACCTTAACCAGAACTGAAGGACTTTCAGTATTAGATCTGGCACTGGATGGAGGCTCCTGATGAGCAAGCAGACAACGCCGTCGGCCCTGCCGACGACATCTCAGCCCGTAACGTCCCAGCCACTGCTCGCCGAGTCGACCCCTACGGCCGAGTGCGCCGCCGAATCCCGCCCTGCCGGCTCCGGCGGTCCGGAAGCGACCGCACAGGCGGGTGCAGGAGACAATGCCCAGCGCTCCCGTGAGGGACAGACCGCCATCGCCCGCCTGGGCGCCCCCATCCGTGTCAGGCTGCGGATCGGGCAGGTTCTCGTCCTTCTCTCCGCGGTTCTCGCAGTTGCGCCCTATATCGCGCTGGTCCAGCTCGGTGACATTCTCCTGGATGCCTACCGGGCAGGCGTGAGTCCCGACTCGCAGCGAGTGCACAGCGCCGTCATGATGCTCGTGAGCGCGTACTCCGCGCGACTGTTCCTGTACTTCATGGCGCTGCTCATCACCCACCTGGCCGACCTCTCCCTTCGGGACCGGCTGCGCCGCGACATCGTCGAGCGCATCTCCCACGCCCCACTGGCCTGGTTCACCGACTCCACTTCCGGCCGCATCCGCAAGGCCGTCCAGGATGACACAACCACCGTGCACACGGTCATCGCCCACGGCCCCGTCGAGCGCCTCAACGCCGTCGTCACCCCCCTGGCGCTGCTCACCTGCGCCTTCTGGATCGACTGGCGCCTGGCCTTGCTGGCCCTGTCCACGCTCATCCTCTACGTGCTGACCTACTCCGTGTCTCTACGGGGCATGAATGAGAAGACCGTCGAGATGGACCGCAAGCTGGCCGCGGTCTCCTCCAGCATGGTCGAGTTCGTCTCCGGTATCGGCGTGGTCAAGGCCTTCGGTCGCGTCGGGCGCGCCCACTCGGCCTACCTCACTGCGGCCGACGAGTTCTCCTCCTTCTACCGGGCCTGGGCGATGCCCCTGGTGACCGTCGCCTGTCTGTCCTTCACCTGGGTGTCGATCCCTGTGCTGCTCCTGGTCAATCTCGGAGGAGGGGCGCTGCTCATGCATGCCGGGGTGGTCACCCTGCCCCAGGTCCTGACCACCACCCTCATCGCCCTGGTCCTTCCCGGCGCTCTCACCACCATCGCGTCGATCTCCTGGTCCTACCAGCTGGCCGGAGCGGCGGCGCTGCGCCTGTGCGAGGTCCTCGACACCCCCATGCTGCCCACATCGGACTCCCCGGAGCGGCCCCGGTCGGCGCGGGTGGAGATCGAGCACGTCTCCTTCTCCTACGGGGACACCCTCGCCGTCGACGACGCCTCGCTGACCCTGGAGCCGGGAACCGTCACAGCCCTGCTGGGCCCCTCCGGCTCGGGCAAGTCGACGCTGGCCACCCTCATCGCCCGCTTCGCCGACCCCGACGCGGGAGCCGTGCGCATCGGTGGGGTGGACCTGCGTGACATGGATGAGGACACGCTGTACTCCACCGTCTCCTTCGTCCTTCAGGACGCCCAGCTGCTGGGCACCACAGTGCGGGAGAACATCTCGCTCGGGCGTCCCGACGCCGACCTGGAGCAGGTGCGCGCCGCCGCCCGGGTCGCCCGCGTCGACGAGGAGATCATGGCTCTGCCGGACGGCTACGACACCGTCCTGGGACAGGACACGGGTCTGTCCGGCGGGCAGGAGCAGCGCATCGCCATCGCCCGCGCCATCCTGCTGGACACCCCCGTCATCCTGCTCGACGAGGCCACCGCCATGGCCGACCCCGAGTCCGAGGCTGAGATCCAGGAGGCTCTGAGCGCCCTGGTGGAGGATCGCACCGTCCTGGTCATCGCCCACCGTCCGGCCGCAGTGCGCGGCGCCCACCGCATCGCCGTCATGGACCGTGGCCGCATCGTGGCCTGCGGCAGCCACGACGATCTGCTGGATGAGCCCCACTACCGTGCCCTTCTGCGGCAGACCGGTGAGCTCGACGATGTCGAGACCCCGGCCGCCGACAAGACCGCCAGGAGCTCCACGAGCTCGCCGGCTCTCAGTGCCGACTCGACCGGCTCGGCTCGTGCTGAGGACGAGGTGGATGACGTCAATGCGACCCGGGCCGCTGGTACGGGTTCCCCGCTCAGCACGCGCTCGCTGCTGGCCCGCTTCCACCGGCTCATGGTCGAGTCCTCCTGGCGGCAGACACGCAGCTGCCTCATCCTGGCGGCGGCCAACGGGATGACGGTGGGACTGGCGCTTCTGGTACTCCTGCCCGCAACGGTTGCCCTGGGCTCCGGTGCGCCCCGCTGGGGCCTGTCCTTCGGGAGCTGGCTCCTCGTCCTGGTCGTCCTCGGCATCGGGGCGGCCGCGCTGGAGTTCCAAGGACAGCGCAAGGGCATGTCCGGGGCACTCGGCTTCATGCACGACGTCCACCACGCGGTCGGCGACCAGATCGCTCGCCTCCCGCTGCGCTGGTTCACCTCCGACTCCGCCGGAACCCTGTCCCGGGCCGTCAGTCAGGAGATGGTGTCGCTGGGGGAGTCCGCCGCCCACTTCATGTACCGGCTCACCTCCACGACCGCGGCCTGCGCCGTCGTCTGGGTAGGCTCGTGGGCGTGGGACTGGCGACTGGGCCTCCTGCTGACGGTCGCCGCGCCGCTGCTCGCCGGCTTCGTCCGCACCGCGCGCCGTCTGCTGGACCACGGCAAGTCGATCTCCGAGCCCGCCGAGCGCGAGCTCGCCACCCGGGTGGTCGAGATCGCCCGCTGCCAGGGCGCCCTGCGCTCATGCCGGGCCGCCACCGGCTACAGTCGCCTGACCGCGGCCTTCGACGACGGTGCCCGGGCCTCCGGGCGCGCCCTGTGGTGGGAGACCGCGGGCAATATCGTCAATGGTGTTCTCAGTCAGGTCATCATCGTCGCCTTGATCACCCTGACGGCCTCGCGCGCCGTCGGTGGCACCATGGAACCGTTCGTGGCCGTGGCCATCATCGGTATGTGCCTGCGCTTCACCACCATGATTGATGAGATCGGCTCCAACGTCATGGGTATGGAGGAACGTCGCCAGATGATGAACCATCTCGATGCCGTCATGGATGCCGAGCTCATGGCTGAGCCCGAGAATCGCAGCGACCTGCCCGTCCCCGGCACTGTCGGACTTGACGACGTCGTCTTCGGCTACCGGGCCGACGAGCCTGTGCTGGACGGGGTGTCACTGGACGTCCCGGCGCGCAGCATGTGCGCGATTGTGGGGCCCTCCGGCAGCGGCAAGACGACTATCGCGCGGCTCTTGGCCCGCTTCTGGGACGTCGACTCGGGAACGGTACGGGTGGGCGGCACTGACGTGCGCGACATGCCGACCGCTCAGCTCATGGAGCAGCTCTCCATGGTTTTCCAGGACGTCTACCTCTTCGATGACACCCTGGCCGCCAACATCCGCATCGGCAACCCTGCGGCTGACGACGAGCAGGTTCGCTGGGCCGCGGACTTGGCCGGCGTCACTGAGATCGTCGAGCGGCTGCCACACGGCTGGGACACCCGTGTGGGAGAGGGCGGGCGCGCCCTGTCCGGGGGTGAGCGACAGCGCGTCTCCATCGCACGGGCACTGCTCAAACGCGCGCCGATCGTGCTGCTCGATGAGGCCACCAGCGCCCTGGATGCTGAGAACGAGGCCAACATTGTGGCCGCCATGCAGGAGCTGCGGAGAACCTCGACGCTCATCGTCATCGCCCACAAGCTCGAGACGATCGCTGCCGCCGACCAGGTCGTTGTCCTCGACGACGCCGGACGCGTCGCCCAGCGGGGGCGCCACGATGAACTCGTGTCCGTCGAGGGGTCCTACCGCAGCTTCTGGGAGCAGCGCACCCGGGCGCGCGGTTGGTCCCTCGTCTAGAGGAGCAGCGCGAGGGAGGTGTGGCTCAGGACTTGCCCGCCAGTGAGAGCACCTCGGTGGGGCGCAGAGGCCTGCCTGCACGTGCCTCGGCCAGCAGCAGCCTGACGGCCGCCTCCCGCTGCCCTCCATAGGCCCTGACAGCAGCGATCTGGCGCTGGTAGGAGGCCCCCGACTCCAAGGTGGCGCGCACGGAGTCCAGCTCGGCGGCGCAACCGAGATCCTCGGCGACCGGGGCGAGATCGGTGAGCATCCGCTCGACCGTGTCTCCCACCAGCTCCTCCTCACCCGCGGAATTGACGATGAGGATCGCGTCCATGCCGTAGCGGGCCGAGCGCCACTTGTTCTCGGCGACATACCAGTCGGGCAGCACATCGAGCTCCTCGCCCCGGTCCAGGGTGCGGGAGAAGGACTCCACGAGGCACTGGGTCAGCGCTGCCATCCCGGCCAGCTCGGTGAGGTTCGTCGCGGCATCGCAGGCCCGCACCTCGATGGTCCCCAGGCGCGGAGAGGGACGCACGTCCCAACGGATCTCGGTGAAGTCCTCGATGACACCAGTGTGGACCAGGTCCCCGGTGTAGCTCTCCAGCTGCTCCCAGGTACTGAACTGCTCGGGCGCGCCGGCGGTGGGCAGCTGCTGGAACATCATGGCGCGGTTGTCCGCGTATCCCGTGTCCGCACCGGCCCAGAAGGGGGAGGAGGCGCTCAGGCACTGCAGGTGGGCGGTGCGTGTGAGCAGGGCCTTGAGGATCGGTAGGGCCTTGGCCCGGTCCTCGACACCGACGTGGACGTGGGTGCCGAAGATGAGCATCTGGTGGCCCCACAGCCGGGTGCGGTCCACGAGACGTGCGTAGCGCTCGGCGTTGGTTACCTTCTGCACCAATGGGTCGGCGAAGGGGTGGGTCCCGGCCGAGGCGAGGTCCACGCGCAGGCGATCGGTGACGGGGAGAACGCTGTCGAAGGCGAATGCGATGTCCTCCATGCACTCGGCCACGGTCCTTCGTGCCCCGGAGACCAGCTCGATGGTGTTGAGCATCATCTCACCGTGCACGTGCGGGTCCGGGCCCACCTTCTGGAGGATCTCCTCGGCGCACTGGCGCAGGTCAAGGCTGTCTCGGTCGATGAGCGCCAGCTCCCACTCGACCCCCAGCGTGGAGCGGGCCGAGCTGGCGAAGTGAAGGGACTGGGGACGGCGAGCCGGTGGCAGCTGAGCGTCAGCGGACGCGGCGCTCGGGCTCGTCGTGTCAGTCGTGTCCTGCATGTCCTGGTCTCCTCGGGTTCCTCAGGTCCCTCGCGGGCGCTGGCAGGGTGAGTGGTCTCTCGTCGCGGGAAAGGGCCTGTCACATCGGCGGGTGAGCCGATGAGACGCCGGTGATCGGTTCGACGACGAGAACGGCGCCCTTCGCCTTGTCTCCCACCCGGGTCAGGATCCAGGTCTCCGACTCCCGACCGCTGAGCCTCAGCGAGGCACGCAGGTCGTCGGGGGAGACGTCGACTCCGCGCTTGAGGATCTCCAAGCGCCCGATACCGAGCTCGCGGACACGGGCACGCAGGGCCTTGAGCCGTAGCGGCAAGACCTCGGTGAGCCGGAAGGAGCGCACAAAGGGGGTGGTTGCCTCATCGGGGAGCCGCTCTCCCGTGAGGTAGCCGATCCGGGGCCCCACCGGCCGGGCGTCCAGGGCCTCGCAGAG
Coding sequences within it:
- the tsaD gene encoding tRNA (adenosine(37)-N6)-threonylcarbamoyltransferase complex transferase subunit TsaD is translated as MSDPLILGIESTCDETGVALVRGRELLADVTATSMDQYARFGGIIPEIASRAHLESFLPTLDAALEKSGVDLSEVDVVAVCAGPGLVGSLTVGISAAKALAASLNRPVYGVNHVIGHLAVDELVDGPLPERFVGLIVSGGHSNLLCIRDIATDVVELGGTLDDAAGEAFDKVGRLLGLPYPGGPHVDRLCQEGDRSAIRFPRGLAAGKDKERHRYDFSFSGLKTAVARYVESLEDAGQEVPGADVCAAFSEAVNDSLTAKAVQACLDTGCDTLVVGGGYSANSRLRSLAAERCEEAGIALRLPPLRFCTDNGAQIAALGSAAVRAGVAPSPMDFAPDSGMPLDVSIAH
- a CDS encoding TetR/AcrR family transcriptional regulator, whose product is MARLGKPTGPRPGFTRDDVVEAALGLGIAEFTLTAVAKRMGVAVSGLYRTISSREDLLAACLERIAAQVEIPSPRASWPDTVRVHAEAIWAMLERHPGLAGVIMGVPWAHQLFAGPVSEACQVLVDGGLSTEEAGVVLDFVGDTVISTHAQIEIMRSPVGRSGMPAPTSGQEPAPSTFSSGRDNSTGLQEASRLAATTQAPGLPEALTPNETWLERGGLDRKIEIIIRGVAAGRALSATDAGEQPVSVGDADVQRHP
- a CDS encoding glutamate--cysteine ligase produces the protein MQDTTDTTSPSAASADAQLPPARRPQSLHFASSARSTLGVEWELALIDRDSLDLRQCAEEILQKVGPDPHVHGEMMLNTIELVSGARRTVAECMEDIAFAFDSVLPVTDRLRVDLASAGTHPFADPLVQKVTNAERYARLVDRTRLWGHQMLIFGTHVHVGVEDRAKALPILKALLTRTAHLQCLSASSPFWAGADTGYADNRAMMFQQLPTAGAPEQFSTWEQLESYTGDLVHTGVIEDFTEIRWDVRPSPRLGTIEVRACDAATNLTELAGMAALTQCLVESFSRTLDRGEELDVLPDWYVAENKWRSARYGMDAILIVNSAGEEELVGDTVERMLTDLAPVAEDLGCAAELDSVRATLESGASYQRQIAAVRAYGGQREAAVRLLLAEARAGRPLRPTEVLSLAGKS
- a CDS encoding ABC transporter ATP-binding protein, with translation MSKQTTPSALPTTSQPVTSQPLLAESTPTAECAAESRPAGSGGPEATAQAGAGDNAQRSREGQTAIARLGAPIRVRLRIGQVLVLLSAVLAVAPYIALVQLGDILLDAYRAGVSPDSQRVHSAVMMLVSAYSARLFLYFMALLITHLADLSLRDRLRRDIVERISHAPLAWFTDSTSGRIRKAVQDDTTTVHTVIAHGPVERLNAVVTPLALLTCAFWIDWRLALLALSTLILYVLTYSVSLRGMNEKTVEMDRKLAAVSSSMVEFVSGIGVVKAFGRVGRAHSAYLTAADEFSSFYRAWAMPLVTVACLSFTWVSIPVLLLVNLGGGALLMHAGVVTLPQVLTTTLIALVLPGALTTIASISWSYQLAGAAALRLCEVLDTPMLPTSDSPERPRSARVEIEHVSFSYGDTLAVDDASLTLEPGTVTALLGPSGSGKSTLATLIARFADPDAGAVRIGGVDLRDMDEDTLYSTVSFVLQDAQLLGTTVRENISLGRPDADLEQVRAAARVARVDEEIMALPDGYDTVLGQDTGLSGGQEQRIAIARAILLDTPVILLDEATAMADPESEAEIQEALSALVEDRTVLVIAHRPAAVRGAHRIAVMDRGRIVACGSHDDLLDEPHYRALLRQTGELDDVETPAADKTARSSTSSPALSADSTGSARAEDEVDDVNATRAAGTGSPLSTRSLLARFHRLMVESSWRQTRSCLILAAANGMTVGLALLVLLPATVALGSGAPRWGLSFGSWLLVLVVLGIGAAALEFQGQRKGMSGALGFMHDVHHAVGDQIARLPLRWFTSDSAGTLSRAVSQEMVSLGESAAHFMYRLTSTTAACAVVWVGSWAWDWRLGLLLTVAAPLLAGFVRTARRLLDHGKSISEPAERELATRVVEIARCQGALRSCRAATGYSRLTAAFDDGARASGRALWWETAGNIVNGVLSQVIIVALITLTASRAVGGTMEPFVAVAIIGMCLRFTTMIDEIGSNVMGMEERRQMMNHLDAVMDAELMAEPENRSDLPVPGTVGLDDVVFGYRADEPVLDGVSLDVPARSMCAIVGPSGSGKTTIARLLARFWDVDSGTVRVGGTDVRDMPTAQLMEQLSMVFQDVYLFDDTLAANIRIGNPAADDEQVRWAADLAGVTEIVERLPHGWDTRVGEGGRALSGGERQRVSIARALLKRAPIVLLDEATSALDAENEANIVAAMQELRRTSTLIVIAHKLETIAAADQVVVLDDAGRVAQRGRHDELVSVEGSYRSFWEQRTRARGWSLV